Part of the Tepidibacillus fermentans genome, GACCGATGGTATAACCTGAACTGATAATAATATCATCTCTACGACCTTCAAACCAAAAATACCCTTCTTGATCTTTTCGCGCACGATCACCAGTAATATAGTAATCACCACGAAAGACAGCTGAAGTTCTTTCTGGATCTTTATCATAGCCTTTAAAAAGTGCAGGATGATTGCGATGAACAGCAAGATCCCCTACTTCACCTATCGCAACCGGCTCTCCGTTTTCATTGATAATTTCAATAGCGTCGTTAACAGTTGGTTTACCCATTGATCCAGGCTTTACTTTCATATCTTTTAAAGTCGCTACCATTAAAGTTCCTTCGGTTTGACCATAACCATCACGTACTTCAATTTGAAAATAATTTCTAAAAACATCAATCACTTCACGATTTAACGGCTCTCCTGCAGATACAGCACTACGTAAATGGGAGAGATTGTATTGACTTAATCCATCCACTTTAGCCATTAAACGGTACTCTGTCGGGGTACAACATAAGACATTCACCTTGTAATTCTGTAATAGGGTTAAATATTTATGAGGCTGAAACCTTCCATGATAGATAAATCCTGTTGCTCCTTTGCCTAAGATCGATAAGAAAGGACTCCAAACCCATTTCTGCCATCCAGGCCCCGCTGTTGCCCAAACAAGATCATGTTCTTGAATATCTAGCCATAAATCTGCAGCGATCCGTAAATGGGCATAGGCCCATCCATGACTATGCAATACTCCTTTTGGAAAACCAGTTGTTCCTGAAGTGTAAGTTAGAAAAGCAATATCGTCTTTTGTAGTTCGTATTGTTTCAAAGGTTTGCGATTCATTTTTCATTAATTGTTCTACCGAGAGCCAACCATCCACTTCTTTTCCGTAAGAAATTTTAACTTGTAATGTTGGCATCGGTTCAGTAATCAAATCAATCTCTTGATGGAATTCGGAATATGCGATGATCGCTTTTGCTTCTCCATGGTTGATTCGATAACTAAGATCTTTGGCACGTAACAGCTCTGAAGCAGGAATGATTACAAGACCAGCTTTTAAACAAGCGAGATAAATCACGTAGGAGAAAATGAATCGTGGCATCATTACTAATACCCGATCCCCTTTTGTTAAACCCAACTTTGTCAATGCATTGGCAAGTTGATTGGCCTTGTTTAAGAGGTCGTTATAGGTTATCTCTTCATAATGTCCTTCTTCATTTTCCCATTTCAGCGCAACTTTGTCGGAAGCAAACTTCTCAACCTCTTGTGTTAAGTTGTATCTATTCGGCGCGATCAGATGTTTAAAATCCATGACCATTCTCCTTTTCTTCAGTACTTATTCTTTTAATCCTCTTCTTTTAACCCTTTACTTCTTTATTACTTTATTATAATACTAATTCATATGACTTGGTACTAATTTTTATTTAAAAAAAATCCCCATATCCTATTTTTTGAGAATAGGATTGGGATTTTATTGAATTCAATCGATATTATTCCCGAGGATTGCTTATTTTTAATGATTGTAAAATCGCTTTGGCAACTCCATTTTCATCATTGGTGGCTGTTACTTGATCTGCCTTTTCTTTGATTTCTGCATTCGCGTTTCCCATTGCAACCGCCATTCCTACACGCGAAAACATAGATAGATCATTATAACTATCACCAATCGCCATTGTTTCTTCCATCTTAATTTTTCGTTCACGAGTAAAGTATTCTAACGCGAGTCCTTTTTGGGCATGAATATCGGTAATTTCTAGGTTATCATACCCTGAGGAACTGACAGC contains:
- the mbcS gene encoding acyl-CoA synthetase MbcS, whose protein sequence is MDFKHLIAPNRYNLTQEVEKFASDKVALKWENEEGHYEEITYNDLLNKANQLANALTKLGLTKGDRVLVMMPRFIFSYVIYLACLKAGLVIIPASELLRAKDLSYRINHGEAKAIIAYSEFHQEIDLITEPMPTLQVKISYGKEVDGWLSVEQLMKNESQTFETIRTTKDDIAFLTYTSGTTGFPKGVLHSHGWAYAHLRIAADLWLDIQEHDLVWATAGPGWQKWVWSPFLSILGKGATGFIYHGRFQPHKYLTLLQNYKVNVLCCTPTEYRLMAKVDGLSQYNLSHLRSAVSAGEPLNREVIDVFRNYFQIEVRDGYGQTEGTLMVATLKDMKVKPGSMGKPTVNDAIEIINENGEPVAIGEVGDLAVHRNHPALFKGYDKDPERTSAVFRGDYYITGDRARKDQEGYFWFEGRRDDIIISSGYTIGPFEVEDALMKHPAVKECAVVASPDEIRGHVVKAFIVLKEGIHDGLELEHELKEHVKRLAAPYKYPRRIEFIKELPKTNSGKIRRVELRELEEQKYKALDM